A stretch of the Vidua chalybeata isolate OUT-0048 chromosome Z, bVidCha1 merged haplotype, whole genome shotgun sequence genome encodes the following:
- the SPAG8 gene encoding sperm-associated antigen 8 isoform X1, producing MEPGSGCAGGCGPGCGQRDPVGYSWIPWTLDQRRIWAARTCSVATMDSSLRPEGLPTSQGRAAGARAAEGHTGIHVLREIQASLHSRMRPTLRAMPQRRGPERCGVCSHCSKEMEEEIRPRPRRMESISITHQDYCAMGFQSTPQPLTQVQAVHIPPASLQQPPGRLQGSACPAEHAIPTGSHSASTAASQLLNRAANQLLAGASLWTTRCHCLLQQKHSLQEECRLFHSHYHVLRAS from the exons ATGGAGCCCGGATCCGGCTGCGCCGGGGGGTGCGGCCCAGGCTGCGGGCAGCGAGACCCCGTGGG GTATTCATGGATCCCCTGGACTCTCGACCAGAGAAGGATTTGGGCAGCGAGGACTTGCAGTGTGGCTACCATGGACTCCTCGCTCCGCCCTGAAGGACTGCCCACCTCTCAGGGCCGTGCTGCTGGGGCAAG ggcagcagaaggCCACACTGGCATCCATGTTCTACGAGAAATACAGGCAAGCCTGCACTCCCGCATGAGACCCACCCTTAGGGCTATGCCCCAGAGGAGGGGACCTGAGAGGTGCGGGGTCTGCTCTCACTGCAGTAaggagatggaggaggagaTCCGTCCCCGCCCGAGGCGCATGGAATCCATCTCCATCACGCACCAGGACTATTGTGCCATGGGCTTCCAGTCCAcaccccagcccctcacccagGTACAGGCAGTACACATCCCCCCTGCCAGCTTACAGCAGCCTCCAGGGAGGCTGCAAGGCTCAGCGTGTCCTGCTGAGCATGCCATCCCCACTGGCTCACATTCTGCTTCCACTGCAGCCTCACAACTACTTAACAGAGCAGCCAACCAGCTTCTGGCTGGAGCAAGCCTGTGGACTACCA GGTGTCACTGCCTTCTTCAGCAGAAACATTCCCTTCAAGAGGAATGCAGACTTTTCCACTCCCATTACCATGTACTTAGGGCATCCTGA
- the SPAG8 gene encoding sperm-associated antigen 8 isoform X6 yields the protein MTGRRRYSWIPWTLDQRRIWAARTCSVATMDSSLRPEGLPTSQGRAAGARAAEGHTGIHVLREIQASLHSRMRPTLRAMPQRRGPERCGVCSHCSKEMEEEIRPRPRRMESISITHQDYCAMGFQSTPQPLTQVQAVHIPPASLQQPPGRLQGSACPAEHAIPTGSHSASTAASQLLNRAANQLLAGASLWTTRCHCLLQQKHSLQEECRLFHSHYHVLRAS from the exons ATGACTGGCAGAAGGAG GTATTCATGGATCCCCTGGACTCTCGACCAGAGAAGGATTTGGGCAGCGAGGACTTGCAGTGTGGCTACCATGGACTCCTCGCTCCGCCCTGAAGGACTGCCCACCTCTCAGGGCCGTGCTGCTGGGGCAAG ggcagcagaaggCCACACTGGCATCCATGTTCTACGAGAAATACAGGCAAGCCTGCACTCCCGCATGAGACCCACCCTTAGGGCTATGCCCCAGAGGAGGGGACCTGAGAGGTGCGGGGTCTGCTCTCACTGCAGTAaggagatggaggaggagaTCCGTCCCCGCCCGAGGCGCATGGAATCCATCTCCATCACGCACCAGGACTATTGTGCCATGGGCTTCCAGTCCAcaccccagcccctcacccagGTACAGGCAGTACACATCCCCCCTGCCAGCTTACAGCAGCCTCCAGGGAGGCTGCAAGGCTCAGCGTGTCCTGCTGAGCATGCCATCCCCACTGGCTCACATTCTGCTTCCACTGCAGCCTCACAACTACTTAACAGAGCAGCCAACCAGCTTCTGGCTGGAGCAAGCCTGTGGACTACCA GGTGTCACTGCCTTCTTCAGCAGAAACATTCCCTTCAAGAGGAATGCAGACTTTTCCACTCCCATTACCATGTACTTAGGGCATCCTGA
- the SPAG8 gene encoding sperm-associated antigen 8 isoform X5: MERGVSRRAHAQWSPDPAAPGGAAQAAGSETPWGNPGIHGSPGLSTREGFGQRGLAVWLPWTPRSALKDCPPLRAVLLGQGQQKATLASMFYEKYSKEMEEEIRPRPRRMESISITHQDYCAMGFQSTPQPLTQVQAVHIPPASLQQPPGRLQGSACPAEHAIPTGSHSASTAASQLLNRAANQLLAGASLWTTRCHCLLQQKHSLQEECRLFHSHYHVLRAS; encoded by the exons ATGGAGAGAGGGGTGTCCCGCCGCGCGCACGCGCAATGGAGCCCGGATCCGGCTGCGCCGGGGGGTGCGGCCCAGGCTGCGGGCAGCGAGACCCCGTGGGGTAACCCCG GTATTCATGGATCCCCTGGACTCTCGACCAGAGAAGGATTTGGGCAGCGAGGACTTGCAGTGTGGCTACCATGGACTCCTCGCTCCGCCCTGAAGGACTGCCCACCTCTCAGGGCCGTGCTGCTGGGGCAAG ggcagcagaaggCCACACTGGCATCCATGTTCTACGAGAAATACAG TAaggagatggaggaggagaTCCGTCCCCGCCCGAGGCGCATGGAATCCATCTCCATCACGCACCAGGACTATTGTGCCATGGGCTTCCAGTCCAcaccccagcccctcacccagGTACAGGCAGTACACATCCCCCCTGCCAGCTTACAGCAGCCTCCAGGGAGGCTGCAAGGCTCAGCGTGTCCTGCTGAGCATGCCATCCCCACTGGCTCACATTCTGCTTCCACTGCAGCCTCACAACTACTTAACAGAGCAGCCAACCAGCTTCTGGCTGGAGCAAGCCTGTGGACTACCA GGTGTCACTGCCTTCTTCAGCAGAAACATTCCCTTCAAGAGGAATGCAGACTTTTCCACTCCCATTACCATGTACTTAGGGCATCCTGA
- the SPAG8 gene encoding sperm-associated antigen 8 isoform X2: MEPGSGCAGGYSWIPWTLDQRRIWAARTCSVATMDSSLRPEGLPTSQGRAAGARAAEGHTGIHVLREIQASLHSRMRPTLRAMPQRRGPERCGVCSHCSKEMEEEIRPRPRRMESISITHQDYCAMGFQSTPQPLTQVQAVHIPPASLQQPPGRLQGSACPAEHAIPTGSHSASTAASQLLNRAANQLLAGASLWTTRCHCLLQQKHSLQEECRLFHSHYHVLRAS; encoded by the exons ATGGAGCCCGGATCCGGCTGCGCCGGGGG GTATTCATGGATCCCCTGGACTCTCGACCAGAGAAGGATTTGGGCAGCGAGGACTTGCAGTGTGGCTACCATGGACTCCTCGCTCCGCCCTGAAGGACTGCCCACCTCTCAGGGCCGTGCTGCTGGGGCAAG ggcagcagaaggCCACACTGGCATCCATGTTCTACGAGAAATACAGGCAAGCCTGCACTCCCGCATGAGACCCACCCTTAGGGCTATGCCCCAGAGGAGGGGACCTGAGAGGTGCGGGGTCTGCTCTCACTGCAGTAaggagatggaggaggagaTCCGTCCCCGCCCGAGGCGCATGGAATCCATCTCCATCACGCACCAGGACTATTGTGCCATGGGCTTCCAGTCCAcaccccagcccctcacccagGTACAGGCAGTACACATCCCCCCTGCCAGCTTACAGCAGCCTCCAGGGAGGCTGCAAGGCTCAGCGTGTCCTGCTGAGCATGCCATCCCCACTGGCTCACATTCTGCTTCCACTGCAGCCTCACAACTACTTAACAGAGCAGCCAACCAGCTTCTGGCTGGAGCAAGCCTGTGGACTACCA GGTGTCACTGCCTTCTTCAGCAGAAACATTCCCTTCAAGAGGAATGCAGACTTTTCCACTCCCATTACCATGTACTTAGGGCATCCTGA
- the SPAG8 gene encoding sperm-associated antigen 8 isoform X3, producing MEPGSGCAGGCGPGCGQRDPVGYSWIPWTLDQRRIWAARTCSVATMDSSLRPEGLPTSQGRAAGARAAEGHTGIHVLREIQASLHSRMRPTLRAMPQRRGPERCGVCSHCSKEMEEEIRPRPRRMESISITHQDYCAMGFQSTPQPLTQPHNYLTEQPTSFWLEQACGLPVRPPPPCPASTLGVSAADRDLSNSLLSRVSLPSSAETFPSRGMQTFPLPLPCT from the exons ATGGAGCCCGGATCCGGCTGCGCCGGGGGGTGCGGCCCAGGCTGCGGGCAGCGAGACCCCGTGGG GTATTCATGGATCCCCTGGACTCTCGACCAGAGAAGGATTTGGGCAGCGAGGACTTGCAGTGTGGCTACCATGGACTCCTCGCTCCGCCCTGAAGGACTGCCCACCTCTCAGGGCCGTGCTGCTGGGGCAAG ggcagcagaaggCCACACTGGCATCCATGTTCTACGAGAAATACAGGCAAGCCTGCACTCCCGCATGAGACCCACCCTTAGGGCTATGCCCCAGAGGAGGGGACCTGAGAGGTGCGGGGTCTGCTCTCACTGCAGTAaggagatggaggaggagaTCCGTCCCCGCCCGAGGCGCATGGAATCCATCTCCATCACGCACCAGGACTATTGTGCCATGGGCTTCCAGTCCAcaccccagcccctcacccag CCTCACAACTACTTAACAGAGCAGCCAACCAGCTTCTGGCTGGAGCAAGCCTGTGGACTACCAGTAAGGCCCCCACCACCCTGTCCGGCCAGTACCCTGGGAGTCTCAGCTGCTGACAGAGACCTCTCCAATTCTCTCCTCTCCAGGGTGTCACTGCCTTCTTCAGCAGAAACATTCCCTTCAAGAGGAATGCAGACTTTTCCACTCCCATTACCATGTACTTAG
- the SPAG8 gene encoding sperm-associated antigen 8 isoform X4: protein MEPGSGCAGGCGPGCGQRDPVGYSWIPWTLDQRRIWAARTCSVATMDSSLRPEGLPTSQGRAAGARAAEGHTGIHVLREIQASLHSRMRPTLRAMPQRRGPERCGVCSHCSKEMEEEIRPRPRRMESISITHQDYCAMGFQSTPQPLTQPHNYLTEQPTSFWLEQACGLPGVTAFFSRNIPFKRNADFSTPITMYLGHPEPFNLCDPYNPLSSQFQPHRQ from the exons ATGGAGCCCGGATCCGGCTGCGCCGGGGGGTGCGGCCCAGGCTGCGGGCAGCGAGACCCCGTGGG GTATTCATGGATCCCCTGGACTCTCGACCAGAGAAGGATTTGGGCAGCGAGGACTTGCAGTGTGGCTACCATGGACTCCTCGCTCCGCCCTGAAGGACTGCCCACCTCTCAGGGCCGTGCTGCTGGGGCAAG ggcagcagaaggCCACACTGGCATCCATGTTCTACGAGAAATACAGGCAAGCCTGCACTCCCGCATGAGACCCACCCTTAGGGCTATGCCCCAGAGGAGGGGACCTGAGAGGTGCGGGGTCTGCTCTCACTGCAGTAaggagatggaggaggagaTCCGTCCCCGCCCGAGGCGCATGGAATCCATCTCCATCACGCACCAGGACTATTGTGCCATGGGCTTCCAGTCCAcaccccagcccctcacccag CCTCACAACTACTTAACAGAGCAGCCAACCAGCTTCTGGCTGGAGCAAGCCTGTGGACTACCA GGTGTCACTGCCTTCTTCAGCAGAAACATTCCCTTCAAGAGGAATGCAGACTTTTCCACTCCCATTACCATGTACTTAGGGCATCCTGAGCCCTTCAACCTCTGTGACCCCTACAACCCCCTGAGCAGCCAGTTCCAGCCTCACAGACAATAA